The Streptomyces seoulensis genome contains a region encoding:
- a CDS encoding alkaline phosphatase PhoX, whose protein sequence is MSASRRQVLASASAVGAGIAFTGALSELFAGTAAAQPLGRTGYGPLVPDPDGLLDLPKGFRYRVLSREGDPLRSGEGPVPSNHDGMAAFAGRDGRTHLVRNHENRPTARIRVPAVEGLTYDPEGHGGCTALTLDSRDRVLSERVAIAGTAVNCAGGRTPWDTWLTCEETEDRAGDNGHTKDHGFIFEVHPTDPHRTGAVPLTAMGRFQHEAIAVDPGRGVVYETEDAFLKPFGLFYRFLPEKPLGGVGSLRAGGRLQAMRVPGVPDLSAVRETGAAFDGIEWVDVPDPLAATTPTRLQDYGPRGITHAQKLEGCYWGGSCVYFVSSFAHSAEGSAADHFGQIWRYDPRRRRLTLVIVFGPDTDVRLPGESPDNICLAPSGGLMVCEDGNGAQHVFGVTRGGEVYAMARGRQNTGTPEKPEWGEFAGVTFSPDGGTMYVNCYTPGTTFAVTGPWRR, encoded by the coding sequence ATGTCCGCATCACGACGTCAGGTCCTGGCCTCCGCGAGCGCGGTGGGGGCGGGTATCGCCTTCACCGGAGCGTTGTCCGAGCTCTTCGCGGGCACCGCAGCCGCCCAGCCGCTGGGCCGCACCGGTTACGGCCCGCTCGTCCCCGACCCGGACGGTCTGCTCGATCTGCCGAAGGGGTTCCGCTACCGGGTGCTCTCCCGCGAGGGCGATCCCCTGCGCTCCGGCGAGGGTCCGGTGCCGTCCAACCACGACGGCATGGCCGCCTTCGCGGGCCGGGACGGCCGCACCCACCTCGTCCGCAATCACGAGAACCGCCCCACCGCCAGGATCCGCGTCCCCGCCGTCGAGGGCCTGACCTACGACCCCGAGGGCCACGGCGGCTGTACGGCCCTGACGCTGGACTCCCGCGATCGCGTCCTGTCCGAACGGGTCGCCATCGCCGGCACGGCCGTCAACTGCGCGGGCGGCCGCACCCCCTGGGACACCTGGCTGACCTGCGAGGAGACCGAGGACCGGGCGGGCGACAACGGCCACACCAAGGACCACGGCTTCATCTTCGAGGTCCACCCCACCGACCCGCACCGCACCGGCGCCGTCCCGCTGACCGCGATGGGCCGCTTCCAGCACGAGGCGATCGCCGTCGACCCCGGACGCGGTGTGGTCTACGAGACCGAGGACGCCTTCCTCAAGCCGTTCGGGCTGTTCTACCGCTTCCTGCCCGAGAAGCCGCTGGGCGGTGTCGGTTCGCTCCGCGCGGGCGGGCGTCTGCAGGCGATGCGGGTGCCGGGCGTGCCGGACCTGTCGGCGGTCCGGGAGACGGGAGCCGCCTTCGACGGCATCGAGTGGGTGGACGTCCCCGACCCGCTGGCCGCCACCACCCCGACCCGGCTGCAGGACTACGGCCCGCGCGGCATCACCCACGCGCAGAAGCTGGAGGGCTGCTACTGGGGCGGCTCCTGCGTGTACTTCGTGTCGTCCTTCGCGCACAGCGCGGAGGGCTCCGCCGCCGACCACTTCGGCCAGATCTGGCGGTACGACCCGCGACGCCGCCGCCTCACCCTGGTGATCGTCTTCGGCCCCGACACCGACGTGCGGTTGCCCGGCGAGTCCCCGGACAACATCTGTCTCGCCCCCAGCGGCGGCCTGATGGTCTGCGAGGACGGCAACGGCGCCCAGCACGTCTTCGGCGTCACGCGCGGCGGCGAGGTGTACGCGATGGCCCGCGGCAGGCAGAACACCGGCACCCCGGAGAAGCCGGAGTGGGGCGAGTTCGCGGGCGTCACCTTCTCGCCGGACGGCGGCACGATGTACGTCAACTGCTACACACCGGGCACCACCTTCGCGGTGACCGGGCCCTGGCGGAGGTAG
- a CDS encoding polynucleotide kinase-phosphatase, whose translation MTETRTGRALPVTDLSLVVLVGATGSGKSTFARRHFAPTEVISSDFCRGLVADDENDQSATRDAFDVLHYIAGKRLAAGRRTVVDATSVQPDARRQLIDLAKKYDVLPIAIVLDVPEEVCAERNAARADRAGMPRRVIQRHSRELRRSLRHLEREGFRKVHVLRGVAEVEAATIVTEKRYNDLTHLTGPFDIIGDIHGCFAELESLLVKLGYSDGVHPEGRTAVFVGDLVDRGPDSPAVLRRVMGMVAAGTALCVPGNHENKFGRHLKGRTVQHTHGLAETVAQMEGESEEFKDEVRRFIDGLVSHYVLDGGRLVVCHAGLPEKYHGRTSGRVRSHALYGETTGETDEFGLPVRYPWAEDYRGRAAVVYGHTPVPEATWLNNTICLDTGAVFGGKLTALRWPEREVVDVPAERTWYEPVRPLRVDAPGGHDGRPLDLADVRGRGGVETRYAGRVAVREENAAAALEVMSRFAVDPRLLPYLPPTMAPTPTSQEDGYLEHPAEAFAQYARDGVERVVCEEKHMGSRAVVLVCRDAATAAERFGVPEGPTGALYTRTGRPFFDDGTVTEEILDRLRSAITEADLWERLDTDWLLLDAELMPWSLKAQGLLRRQYAAVGAASGAVFPPALAALEAAGARGADVSALLTRQRERAADAAAFTDVYRRYCWTTEGLEGVRLAPFQLLAVRGRNLAGLPHDEQLALLDRLVEHDGSGLLQTTRRLYVDTGDPESVRAGVDWWLEMTGRGGEGMVVKPLGALVRDEQGRLVQPGIKCRGREYLRIIYGPEYTRPENLAKLRRRFLNHKRSLALREYALGLEALDRLADGEPLWRVHEAVFGVLALESEPVDPRL comes from the coding sequence ATGACCGAGACCCGCACGGGACGGGCGCTGCCCGTCACCGACCTCTCCCTCGTCGTCCTCGTCGGCGCCACCGGCTCCGGCAAGTCGACCTTCGCCCGAAGGCACTTCGCGCCCACCGAAGTGATCTCCTCCGACTTCTGCCGGGGACTCGTCGCCGACGACGAGAACGACCAGAGCGCGACCAGGGACGCCTTCGACGTCCTGCACTACATCGCGGGCAAGCGGCTCGCGGCCGGCCGCCGTACCGTCGTCGATGCCACCAGCGTCCAGCCGGACGCCCGGCGCCAGTTGATCGACCTCGCCAAGAAGTACGACGTGCTGCCCATCGCCATCGTGCTCGACGTGCCCGAGGAGGTGTGCGCCGAGCGCAACGCGGCCCGCGCCGACCGCGCGGGCATGCCCCGCCGGGTGATCCAGCGCCACTCCCGCGAACTCCGCCGCTCCCTGCGGCACCTGGAGCGCGAGGGCTTCCGCAAGGTGCACGTGCTGCGCGGGGTGGCCGAGGTGGAGGCCGCCACCATCGTCACCGAGAAGCGGTACAACGACCTCACCCACCTCACCGGCCCGTTCGACATCATCGGCGACATCCACGGCTGCTTCGCTGAACTGGAGTCGCTGCTGGTCAAGTTGGGCTACTCCGACGGTGTGCACCCCGAGGGCCGTACCGCCGTGTTCGTCGGCGACCTGGTCGACCGGGGCCCGGACAGTCCCGCCGTGCTGCGGCGCGTGATGGGCATGGTCGCGGCCGGGACCGCGCTGTGCGTGCCGGGCAACCACGAGAACAAGTTCGGCCGCCACCTCAAGGGCCGCACCGTCCAGCACACCCACGGCCTCGCCGAGACCGTCGCCCAGATGGAGGGCGAGAGCGAGGAGTTCAAGGACGAGGTGCGCCGCTTCATCGACGGGCTGGTCAGCCACTACGTCCTCGACGGCGGGCGTCTCGTGGTGTGCCACGCGGGCCTGCCGGAGAAGTACCACGGCCGCACCTCGGGCCGGGTCCGCTCGCACGCCCTGTACGGCGAGACCACCGGCGAGACCGACGAGTTCGGGCTGCCCGTGCGCTACCCCTGGGCCGAGGACTACCGGGGCCGTGCCGCAGTGGTCTACGGCCACACCCCGGTCCCGGAAGCCACGTGGCTCAACAACACCATCTGCCTGGACACCGGCGCCGTCTTCGGCGGCAAGCTGACCGCGCTGCGCTGGCCGGAGCGCGAGGTGGTGGACGTCCCCGCCGAGCGGACCTGGTACGAGCCGGTCCGGCCGCTGCGCGTCGACGCGCCCGGCGGCCACGACGGACGGCCGCTGGACCTGGCCGACGTACGCGGCCGCGGCGGTGTGGAGACCCGGTACGCGGGCCGCGTCGCGGTCCGCGAGGAGAACGCGGCCGCCGCCCTCGAGGTCATGAGCCGCTTCGCCGTCGACCCGCGTCTGCTGCCGTACCTCCCGCCCACCATGGCGCCGACGCCCACCTCCCAGGAGGACGGCTACCTGGAGCACCCGGCCGAGGCGTTCGCACAGTACGCGCGGGACGGGGTCGAGCGGGTGGTGTGCGAGGAGAAGCACATGGGTTCGCGGGCCGTGGTCCTGGTGTGCCGGGACGCGGCGACGGCCGCCGAGCGGTTCGGTGTGCCCGAGGGGCCCACGGGCGCCCTGTACACCCGCACCGGCCGCCCGTTCTTCGACGACGGCACGGTGACCGAGGAGATACTCGACCGGCTCCGCTCGGCGATCACCGAGGCGGACCTGTGGGAGCGGCTCGACACCGACTGGCTGCTGCTGGACGCCGAGTTGATGCCGTGGTCGCTCAAGGCGCAGGGACTGCTGCGCCGCCAGTACGCCGCCGTGGGCGCCGCCTCCGGCGCCGTGTTCCCGCCGGCGCTCGCCGCGCTGGAGGCGGCCGGGGCCCGTGGCGCCGACGTGTCCGCGCTCCTGACCCGGCAGCGTGAACGCGCCGCCGACGCGGCCGCGTTCACCGACGTCTACCGCCGCTACTGCTGGACCACCGAGGGCCTGGAGGGCGTCCGGCTCGCCCCCTTCCAGCTCCTCGCGGTGCGCGGCCGCAATCTGGCCGGGCTCCCGCACGACGAGCAACTCGCCCTGTTGGACCGGCTGGTGGAGCACGACGGCTCCGGCCTGCTCCAGACCACCCGGCGCCTGTACGTCGACACCGGCGACCCGGAGTCGGTGCGGGCGGGTGTCGACTGGTGGCTGGAGATGACCGGCCGGGGCGGCGAGGGCATGGTCGTCAAGCCGCTCGGCGCCCTCGTCCGCGACGAGCAGGGCCGGCTGGTGCAGCCGGGCATCAAGTGCCGTGGCCGCGAGTACCTGCGGATCATCTACGGTCCCGAGTACACGCGCCCGGAGAACCTGGCCAAGCTGCGCCGCCGGTTCCTCAACCACAAGCGGTCGCTGGCGCTGCGCGAGTACGCCCTCGGCCTTGAGGCCCTGGACCGGCTCGCCGACGGGGAACCGCTGTGGCGGGTCCACGAGGCGGTGTTCGGCGTACTCGCGCTGGAGTCGGAGCCGGTGGACCCGCGCCTGTAG
- a CDS encoding 3' terminal RNA ribose 2'-O-methyltransferase Hen1, translating into MFLTISTSGTAAVPATDLGYLLHKNPGNAQTFSTSHGTAHVFYPEAEVERCTAALLLEVDPIALIRRGKGKGRGGAPDAALGQYVNDRPYAASSLLAVALSAVFSTALRGVCKARPERAAAPLPLRIEVPAVAAKGGPDLVRALFAPLGWDVTAEPVALDAEFPDWGDSRYIRLVLESEKLTLAEALRHLYVLLPVLDDAKHYWVAPDEVDKLLRAGEGWLPGHPEHRLITNRYLSRRWSLTRQAMERLELVRLAETDDSEVEDIDNAVEAEAEAEPRSTPLAVQRREAILTGLREAGAARVLDLGCGEGHLVRELLRDVRFTEITGVDVSARALAIAARRLGLDRMGERQASRVHLLQGSLTYTDKRLTGYDAAVLSEVIEHLDLPRLPALEYAVFGAARPRTVLVTTPNVEYNVRWESLPAGHVRHGDHRFEWTREEFRTWAAEVAGRYGYTVEFRPVGPDDPEVGPPTQMALFHRDTTEQDKKEAKAA; encoded by the coding sequence GTGTTCCTGACGATCTCCACGAGCGGCACGGCCGCCGTCCCCGCCACCGACCTCGGGTATCTGCTGCACAAGAACCCGGGCAACGCCCAGACGTTCAGCACGTCCCACGGGACCGCGCACGTCTTCTACCCCGAGGCGGAGGTCGAGCGCTGCACGGCCGCGCTGCTGCTGGAGGTCGATCCCATCGCGCTGATCCGGCGCGGCAAGGGCAAGGGCCGGGGCGGCGCCCCCGACGCGGCCCTCGGCCAGTACGTCAACGACCGCCCCTACGCGGCCTCCTCGCTCCTGGCCGTCGCCCTGAGCGCCGTCTTCTCCACCGCCCTGCGCGGTGTGTGCAAGGCACGCCCGGAGCGCGCCGCCGCCCCGCTGCCGCTGCGCATCGAGGTGCCCGCCGTCGCCGCGAAGGGCGGCCCGGACCTGGTGCGCGCCCTGTTCGCCCCGCTCGGCTGGGACGTCACCGCCGAACCGGTCGCCCTGGACGCCGAGTTCCCCGACTGGGGCGACTCGCGCTACATCCGCCTGGTGCTGGAGTCGGAGAAGCTCACCCTCGCCGAGGCACTGCGCCACCTCTACGTCCTGCTGCCGGTGCTGGACGACGCCAAGCACTACTGGGTCGCCCCCGACGAGGTCGACAAGCTGCTGCGCGCCGGTGAGGGCTGGCTGCCCGGCCACCCCGAGCACCGCCTGATCACCAACCGCTACCTCTCCCGCCGCTGGTCGCTGACCCGGCAGGCGATGGAGCGGCTGGAGCTGGTGCGCCTGGCCGAGACCGACGACAGCGAGGTCGAGGACATCGACAACGCCGTGGAGGCGGAGGCCGAGGCCGAACCCCGGTCCACCCCGCTCGCGGTGCAGCGCCGGGAGGCGATCCTCACCGGACTGCGCGAGGCCGGCGCCGCACGGGTGCTCGACCTCGGCTGCGGCGAGGGCCACCTCGTGCGGGAGCTGCTGCGGGACGTGCGGTTCACCGAGATCACCGGCGTCGACGTGTCCGCGCGCGCCCTCGCCATCGCCGCCCGGCGCCTGGGGCTGGACCGCATGGGCGAGCGCCAGGCGTCCCGCGTCCACCTGCTCCAGGGCTCGCTCACCTACACCGACAAGCGGCTCACCGGGTACGACGCGGCCGTGCTCAGCGAGGTGATCGAGCACCTCGACCTGCCCCGGCTGCCCGCCCTGGAGTACGCCGTGTTCGGCGCTGCCCGCCCGCGCACGGTCCTCGTGACCACGCCGAACGTCGAGTACAACGTCCGCTGGGAGAGCCTGCCCGCCGGGCACGTCCGGCACGGCGACCACCGCTTCGAGTGGACCCGCGAGGAGTTCCGCACCTGGGCGGCCGAGGTCGCCGGACGGTACGGCTACACCGTCGAGTTCCGCCCCGTCGGGCCCGACGACCCCGAGGTGGGACCGCCCACCCAGATGGCCCTGTTCCACCGCGACACCACCGAGCAGGACAAGAAGGAGGCGAAGGCCGCATGA
- a CDS encoding LLM class F420-dependent oxidoreductase, translating into MDLRIFTEPQQGATYDTLLTVAKATEDLGFDAFFRSDHYLRMGDVSGLPGPTDAWITLAGLARETSRIRLGTLMTAGTFRLPGVLAIQVAQVDQMSGGRVELGLGAGWFEEEHKAYGIPFPKEKFARLEEQLEVVTGLWATEAGKTYDFHGTYYDLTESPALPKPAQRKVPVLIGGHGAKRTPRLAARYADEFNIPFASVEDTERQFGRVRAAAEEAGRAPDSLVYSNALVACVGRDDAEVARRAAVIGRDVDELKANGLAGTPAEVVEKIGRYQAVGSERIYFQMLDLDDLDQLELISAQVMPQVS; encoded by the coding sequence ATGGACCTTCGTATCTTCACCGAGCCCCAGCAGGGGGCCACCTACGACACCTTGCTCACCGTGGCGAAGGCCACCGAGGATCTCGGATTCGACGCCTTCTTTCGCTCCGACCACTACCTCCGCATGGGTGACGTGAGCGGCCTGCCCGGCCCCACCGACGCCTGGATCACGCTCGCCGGACTCGCCCGCGAGACCAGCCGCATCCGGCTCGGCACCCTCATGACCGCCGGCACCTTCCGGCTGCCCGGCGTGCTCGCCATCCAGGTCGCCCAGGTCGACCAGATGTCCGGCGGACGGGTCGAACTCGGCCTCGGCGCGGGCTGGTTCGAGGAGGAGCACAAGGCGTACGGCATCCCCTTCCCGAAGGAGAAGTTCGCCCGCCTGGAGGAACAGCTCGAGGTCGTCACCGGCCTGTGGGCCACCGAGGCCGGCAAGACCTACGACTTCCACGGCACCTACTACGACCTCACCGAGTCGCCCGCGCTGCCCAAGCCCGCCCAGCGCAAGGTCCCGGTGCTCATCGGCGGTCACGGCGCCAAGCGCACCCCGCGCCTCGCCGCCCGGTACGCCGACGAGTTCAACATCCCCTTCGCCTCCGTCGAGGACACCGAGCGCCAGTTCGGCCGGGTCCGTGCCGCCGCCGAGGAGGCCGGCCGCGCCCCCGACTCCCTCGTCTACTCCAACGCCCTGGTCGCCTGCGTCGGCCGGGACGACGCCGAGGTGGCCCGCCGTGCCGCCGTCATCGGCCGCGACGTCGACGAGCTGAAGGCCAACGGCCTGGCCGGCACCCCCGCCGAGGTGGTCGAGAAGATCGGCCGCTACCAGGCGGTCGGCTCCGAGCGGATCTACTTCCAGATGCTCGACCTCGACGACCTCGACCAACTGGAGCTGATCTCCGCCCAGGTCATGCCCCAGGTGTCCTGA
- a CDS encoding DUF6099 family protein codes for MDALRLIGISREALVAGADAPGTLREVWQAQALSQAIGSRLAVSGPPELRGEALGLMELAGRGCGVLDPPELDTGELLAARLTELADARRTLLCLCGLLGEVGMALVGIASAASDEAVYWQCMEAIDAADESRDRVLEMLRKLAAREELLPEGEPG; via the coding sequence ATGGACGCGTTACGGCTCATCGGGATCAGCAGAGAGGCGTTGGTGGCGGGCGCCGACGCGCCGGGGACCCTGCGGGAGGTGTGGCAGGCGCAGGCCCTGTCGCAGGCGATCGGCAGCAGGCTGGCGGTGTCCGGGCCGCCGGAGCTGCGGGGGGAGGCGCTGGGGCTGATGGAGCTGGCGGGGCGGGGCTGCGGGGTGCTGGACCCGCCCGAGCTGGACACCGGCGAGCTGCTCGCCGCCCGGCTCACCGAGCTCGCCGACGCGCGCCGGACCCTGCTGTGCCTGTGCGGGCTGCTCGGCGAGGTGGGCATGGCCCTGGTCGGCATAGCCAGCGCCGCGTCCGACGAGGCGGTGTACTGGCAGTGCATGGAAGCCATCGACGCGGCGGACGAGTCCCGCGACCGGGTCCTGGAGATGCTGCGCAAGCTGGCGGCCAGGGAGGAGCTGCTGCCGGAGGGGGAGCCGGGCTGA
- a CDS encoding nucleotide pyrophosphohydrolase: MTEHPDLAGLQRRLAEFAAARNWQPYHTPKNLVSALSVEAAELVEIFQWLTPDESAGVMSDPDTAHRVTDEVADVLAYLLQLCEVLGIDPLTALAAKIERNEGRFPVPGAGDVP, from the coding sequence GTGACCGAACACCCCGATCTGGCCGGACTCCAGCGCAGGCTGGCCGAGTTCGCCGCCGCCCGCAACTGGCAGCCGTACCACACCCCCAAGAACCTCGTCTCCGCGCTCAGCGTGGAGGCGGCCGAACTGGTCGAGATCTTCCAGTGGTTGACCCCGGACGAGTCGGCCGGCGTCATGTCCGACCCCGACACCGCCCACCGCGTCACCGACGAGGTCGCCGACGTCCTCGCCTACCTCCTCCAACTGTGCGAGGTCCTGGGCATCGACCCGCTGACGGCCCTCGCGGCGAAGATCGAGCGGAACGAGGGGCGGTTCCCGGTGCCGGGAGCCGGGGACGTGCCCTGA
- a CDS encoding ATP-binding protein: MSVSPVPSVSAPVPFPEAYDVRARITELRLSAFAGHRRASFPLGAVTLFAGPSGSGKSTALAAYEALARLGGGAVLTEVFPDPSAWVPDRARPDAEGRRGFRIGCTADGVEGPVQLDVAVQAEPRLRIVGERLSAGGVVLLETALRDPERRTVQAAWHTAGSAPVTRAPLPDDILGTTLLPLRVAGKTDGQRRVLAAAEQMVVALRSVFSCDPVPERMRVPVPTGSGRLLPGCDNLADVLSRTRAECGRRHARLVEVVRAGCAGPVTDLAAERLRDGTVRALLDRGDGHRTELARLGDGELRYVALALVLLTGPGVLDVDAPGEVPDALRTLTVLADGFDRCLDPGQRGQLLLTAAEMGERGHIRWVGAVGDAAWCAGKPGITVVHLEP, translated from the coding sequence ATGTCCGTCTCCCCCGTCCCCTCCGTCTCCGCTCCGGTGCCGTTCCCAGAGGCGTACGACGTGCGTGCCCGGATCACCGAGCTGCGGCTGTCCGCGTTCGCCGGGCACCGCCGGGCCTCGTTCCCGCTGGGCGCCGTCACCCTGTTCGCCGGGCCCAGCGGGTCCGGCAAGTCGACCGCGCTCGCCGCCTACGAGGCGCTCGCCCGGCTCGGCGGCGGGGCCGTGCTCACCGAGGTGTTCCCGGACCCGTCGGCCTGGGTGCCCGACCGGGCGCGGCCGGACGCCGAGGGGCGGCGCGGTTTCCGGATCGGCTGCACGGCGGACGGCGTCGAGGGTCCGGTCCAGCTCGACGTGGCCGTGCAGGCCGAACCCCGGCTGCGCATCGTGGGCGAGCGGCTCAGCGCGGGCGGGGTCGTCCTGCTGGAGACCGCGCTGCGCGACCCGGAGCGCCGGACCGTGCAGGCCGCCTGGCACACGGCGGGCTCCGCCCCGGTGACCCGCGCCCCGCTGCCCGACGACATCCTCGGTACCACCCTGCTGCCGCTGCGGGTGGCGGGGAAGACCGACGGACAGCGCCGGGTGCTGGCCGCCGCCGAGCAGATGGTCGTCGCGCTGCGCTCCGTCTTCTCCTGCGACCCGGTGCCCGAGCGCATGCGCGTCCCGGTGCCCACCGGTTCGGGGCGGCTGCTGCCGGGCTGCGACAACCTCGCCGACGTCCTGAGCCGTACGCGCGCCGAATGCGGCCGCCGGCACGCCCGGTTGGTCGAGGTGGTGCGCGCCGGGTGTGCGGGCCCGGTGACCGACCTGGCCGCCGAACGGCTGCGGGACGGCACGGTACGGGCCCTGCTCGACCGGGGCGACGGCCACCGCACCGAGCTGGCCCGGCTCGGTGACGGCGAGCTGCGCTACGTCGCGCTGGCCCTGGTCCTGCTGACCGGGCCGGGGGTGCTGGACGTGGACGCGCCGGGGGAGGTGCCGGACGCGCTGCGCACCCTCACGGTGCTCGCCGACGGCTTCGACCGCTGCCTGGACCCCGGCCAGCGGGGCCAACTCCTGCTCACGGCGGCCGAGATGGGCGAGCGCGGCCACATCCGCTGGGTGGGCGCTGTCGGCGACGCGGCCTGGTGCGCGGGGAAGCCCGGTATCACGGTGGTACACCTGGAGCCGTGA